A region from the Cyanobacteriota bacterium genome encodes:
- a CDS encoding FIST C-terminal domain-containing protein, with the protein MKLLQRKWTEDKGWVTISDSLGAYKGFAQLVLIFGSTDALKNKDLYKDIKEEFSDAKIAGCATAGEICGDGLLNDSVIMTVIYFEYSTIETSAIFLDQYPGFNLKQIAQELIKAIPITDLVHVFVLSDGIEINGSELVKGFRSVVPKGVSVTGGLSGDYYRFLEAPVVADVMACKNTIMVIGFYGKNLTIATSSRAGWEEFGGEKEITKSKGNKLYTLNGDSALPFYERYLGDSFKEVPASSIHFPISIKRVGDDNWMTRTIIGIDREEGSLTFAGDVPMGCTARLMKTDTQLLIESSKQAAMDIKKRLGHPDLAILISCFGRRGVMVKDTSKELLAVKNVFGDTTVITGFYSYGEIAPFKGGTTFELHNQTMTITAISEHQP; encoded by the coding sequence ATGAAACTCCTTCAACGCAAATGGACAGAAGACAAAGGCTGGGTAACTATCAGCGATAGTCTTGGTGCTTATAAAGGATTTGCACAATTAGTTTTGATTTTTGGTTCTACTGATGCTCTGAAGAATAAAGATCTATACAAGGATATTAAAGAAGAATTCTCTGATGCCAAGATTGCTGGTTGCGCTACTGCTGGTGAGATTTGTGGTGATGGCTTGCTTAATGACTCTGTCATTATGACTGTAATCTATTTTGAATATTCAACAATCGAAACAAGTGCAATTTTCTTAGATCAATACCCTGGATTTAATTTAAAACAAATTGCTCAAGAGCTAATTAAAGCGATCCCAATAACGGATTTGGTTCATGTTTTTGTACTCTCCGATGGTATTGAAATCAATGGTAGCGAACTAGTTAAGGGATTCAGATCAGTAGTACCCAAAGGAGTTAGCGTCACTGGCGGGCTTTCAGGTGATTACTATAGATTCTTAGAGGCGCCAGTGGTAGCTGATGTTATGGCTTGTAAAAATACCATTATGGTAATTGGGTTCTACGGTAAGAATCTGACTATTGCAACCAGCTCAAGAGCAGGTTGGGAAGAGTTTGGCGGTGAAAAAGAAATTACCAAATCCAAAGGTAACAAACTATATACATTAAATGGGGATTCGGCTCTACCGTTTTATGAGAGATATTTGGGTGATTCTTTTAAAGAAGTACCAGCTTCAAGTATTCATTTTCCTATAAGTATTAAGCGAGTGGGAGATGACAATTGGATGACCAGGACGATAATAGGAATTGACCGTGAAGAAGGTAGTTTGACATTTGCTGGTGATGTACCAATGGGTTGTACTGCTAGGTTAATGAAAACGGATACTCAATTGTTAATAGAAAGTTCAAAACAGGCAGCGATGGACATCAAAAAGCGCTTGGGTCATCCTGATTTGGCAATCCTGATTAGTTGTTTTGGACGAAGAGGTGTAATGGTTAAAGATACCTCTAAAGAGCTGCTAGCAGTTAAAAATGTCTTTGGTGATACAACGGTTATAACGGGTTTTTATTCTTATGGAGAGATTGCTCCATTCAAGGGTGGTACTACGTTTGAATTACATAACCAGACTATGACAATTACTGCAATTTCAGAACACCAGCCATGA